The Sphingorhabdus sp. Alg231-15 genome has a segment encoding these proteins:
- a CDS encoding fructose bisphosphate aldolase translates to MHDPKMMDKIENGAGFIAALDQSGGSTPKALRGYGVEEDAYSNDDEMFALIHGMRSRIVTAPSFGSGKVIGAILFEKTMDGDANGKPVPTLLWERGVVPFLKVDKGLEDEADGVQMMKPMPELGALLERAKAKGVFGTKMRSVINLASPTGIAAIVKQQFDVAGQILDHGLMPMIEPEVNIKSAERAECDAILLTEITKQLDALPADRKVMLKLSIPTEANLYAPLVDHPRVARVVALSGGFSRDEACSELAKNRGMIASFSRALLQDLRHPMTDAEFDASLGGAIDQIHKASTVKA, encoded by the coding sequence ATGCATGATCCGAAGATGATGGACAAAATCGAAAATGGCGCAGGCTTCATTGCCGCCTTGGACCAAAGCGGTGGTTCTACGCCAAAGGCACTCCGGGGCTATGGTGTCGAAGAGGATGCCTATTCGAATGATGACGAGATGTTCGCCCTGATCCACGGCATGCGCAGCCGCATCGTGACCGCACCGAGCTTTGGCAGCGGAAAGGTCATCGGCGCGATCCTGTTCGAAAAAACGATGGATGGTGATGCAAACGGAAAGCCTGTGCCGACCTTGCTTTGGGAACGGGGTGTTGTGCCCTTCCTGAAAGTGGATAAGGGGCTGGAAGACGAAGCTGACGGTGTGCAGATGATGAAGCCGATGCCGGAACTCGGCGCGTTGTTGGAGCGCGCCAAGGCAAAAGGCGTTTTCGGCACCAAAATGCGCTCGGTTATCAATCTGGCATCTCCCACCGGCATTGCGGCGATTGTAAAGCAGCAGTTTGACGTTGCCGGTCAAATTCTGGATCATGGCCTGATGCCGATGATCGAACCAGAAGTGAACATCAAGAGCGCCGAGCGGGCAGAGTGCGACGCCATTTTGCTCACGGAGATCACAAAGCAGCTCGATGCGCTGCCAGCAGATCGCAAAGTCATGCTGAAATTGTCGATCCCGACGGAAGCGAATCTCTATGCACCATTGGTGGATCATCCTCGTGTCGCCCGTGTTGTGGCTCTTTCAGGAGGCTTCTCCCGCGATGAGGCTTGCAGCGAACTCGCCAAGAACCGCGGTATGATTGCCAGTTTCTCACGTGCGCTATTGCAGGATCTGCGGCACCCAATGACCGATGCAGAATTTGATGCTTCGCTTGGTGGTGCCATTGACCAGATTCACAAGGCGTCCACGGTTAAGGCATAA
- a CDS encoding NADH-quinone oxidoreductase subunit A, translating into MVDLSEYAPILLFLAVALGLSALFVFLPMGVSRLTGTHSPDPEKLSEYECGFPAFEDSRSQFDVRFYLVAILFIIFDLEAAFLFPWAVSLGQIGWIGWSSMMVFLFILTVGFIYEWKMGALDWE; encoded by the coding sequence GTGGTCGATCTTTCCGAATACGCGCCAATACTGCTTTTTCTGGCAGTGGCTCTTGGCCTCTCTGCCCTGTTTGTCTTTCTGCCCATGGGCGTATCGCGATTGACGGGAACGCACAGTCCGGACCCTGAAAAATTGTCCGAATATGAATGTGGTTTTCCTGCTTTTGAAGATTCGCGCAGTCAGTTTGATGTGCGCTTTTATCTGGTCGCCATCCTGTTCATTATTTTTGACCTGGAGGCAGCATTCCTGTTTCCCTGGGCTGTATCGCTCGGTCAGATCGGCTGGATCGGATGGTCGTCGATGATGGTCTTTCTCTTCATCCTGACGGTCGGATTTATCTACGAATGGAAAATGGGAGCGCTCGATTGGGAGTAG
- a CDS encoding phosphoglycerate kinase: MADNNFKTLDDLGDVTGKPGLVRVDLNVPMADGKVTDDTRLKAVVPTVTELADRGAKILLLAHFGRPKGQADMKYSLEPVVAPLAKVLGRDVGFMQMPDRDTIDALPNGSIVVVENSRFAPGEEKNDPGMAKAIASFGEFYVNDAFSAAHRAHVTTAGLAEHLPAYAGRSMERELSALNKALGDPEHPVVAVVGGAKVSSKLDVLRQMVEKVDHLIIGGGMANTFLAARGVDVGKSLCEHDLTDTANAILEAADKADCTVHLPYDVVVAKEFAPNPPTRTVNVHEVAEDEMILDVGPAAVEALSDVLKTCKTLVWNGPMGAFETPPFDMATVALARTAAALTKEGSLLSVAGGGDTVAALNHAGVAEDFSFISTAGGAFLEWMEGKELPGVKALQR; encoded by the coding sequence ATGGCTGACAACAATTTTAAAACGCTGGATGATCTTGGTGATGTGACAGGAAAGCCCGGGCTTGTCCGGGTGGACCTGAATGTCCCGATGGCAGATGGCAAGGTTACCGATGATACGCGGCTGAAGGCAGTTGTCCCGACAGTCACGGAATTGGCGGATCGCGGTGCCAAAATATTGTTGCTGGCTCATTTCGGACGACCGAAGGGTCAGGCGGACATGAAATATTCGCTGGAACCTGTAGTCGCACCTCTGGCCAAGGTTTTGGGCCGCGATGTCGGCTTCATGCAGATGCCCGACCGGGATACGATCGATGCACTGCCAAATGGCAGCATTGTGGTGGTCGAAAATAGCCGTTTCGCGCCGGGTGAAGAGAAAAACGATCCGGGCATGGCCAAGGCGATTGCATCCTTTGGCGAATTCTATGTCAATGACGCGTTCTCCGCTGCCCATCGGGCGCACGTGACGACAGCAGGCTTGGCGGAACATTTGCCCGCTTATGCAGGGCGTTCCATGGAGCGGGAGCTCAGCGCCCTGAACAAGGCGCTCGGTGATCCAGAGCATCCTGTGGTCGCCGTGGTAGGTGGCGCGAAAGTTTCCAGTAAACTCGACGTGTTGCGGCAGATGGTAGAGAAGGTGGATCATCTGATCATCGGCGGCGGCATGGCCAACACCTTCCTGGCGGCGCGCGGCGTCGATGTTGGCAAATCTTTATGTGAGCATGATCTGACCGATACAGCCAATGCGATCCTGGAGGCGGCGGATAAAGCCGATTGTACCGTGCATCTGCCCTATGATGTCGTGGTTGCGAAGGAATTTGCACCCAATCCGCCAACCCGCACCGTCAATGTGCACGAGGTTGCGGAAGATGAAATGATCCTCGATGTTGGTCCCGCGGCGGTTGAAGCCCTGTCCGATGTCCTGAAAACCTGCAAAACCCTGGTCTGGAACGGTCCGATGGGGGCGTTCGAGACACCGCCCTTTGATATGGCAACGGTTGCTTTGGCCAGAACGGCGGCGGCACTGACTAAAGAAGGCTCTTTGCTATCGGTAGCAGGCGGCGGTGATACGGTTGCCGCGCTCAATCATGCCGGTGTCGCGGAAGATTTCAGCTTTATATCCACCGCTGGCGGCGCTTTTCTCGAATGGATGGAAGGCAAGGAACTGCCGGGTGTAAAGGCTCTTCAGCGATGA
- a CDS encoding GNAT family N-acetyltransferase, whose protein sequence is MNIRSAEDKDRPIIAEIHARSWQENYRDYLSADLLDKQLPELMAERWRNAEIGAHDIVLVAEDDQIQGFVAAWDDEMVYLDNLHVRSDCRSKGIGRKLLAAAARTAKENGRKSIWLHVVVGNDRARNLYTRLGGIADGVEDKDLYGATVPNERIIWRDIDILAEQSN, encoded by the coding sequence ATGAATATTCGGTCTGCAGAAGACAAGGACAGGCCGATAATCGCCGAAATCCATGCGCGCAGCTGGCAGGAAAATTATCGCGACTATCTGTCTGCTGACCTGCTGGATAAGCAGCTGCCTGAATTGATGGCCGAACGCTGGAGAAATGCGGAGATTGGCGCGCACGACATTGTGCTGGTAGCCGAAGATGATCAGATCCAGGGCTTTGTTGCGGCTTGGGATGACGAGATGGTCTATCTCGATAATCTCCACGTGCGCAGTGACTGTCGGTCCAAGGGCATTGGCCGCAAATTGCTTGCTGCAGCCGCTCGTACGGCCAAGGAAAATGGTCGAAAATCAATCTGGCTGCATGTTGTCGTCGGAAATGATCGCGCGAGAAACCTGTATACCCGGCTTGGCGGCATAGCTGACGGGGTTGAAGATAAAGATCTTTATGGGGCCACGGTCCCCAATGAACGTATCATATGGCGGGATATCGATATTCTTGCCGAGCAATCTAACTAA
- the efp gene encoding elongation factor P → MKISGVDIRPGNILDYENGLWKVAKIQHTQPGKGGAYMQVEMKNLVDGRKTNVRFRSADTVEKVRLDTKEFQYLFADGDMLTFMDKENYEQITLPSDLLGDAAEFLQDGMDVMLELYEEKPISVQLPDQIEAEIVEADAVVKGQTASSSYKPAVLDNGVRVMVPPFISAGTRIIVDVYAREYVGKA, encoded by the coding sequence ATGAAAATCAGCGGCGTAGATATCCGTCCCGGCAACATATTGGATTATGAAAACGGCCTCTGGAAGGTGGCGAAGATTCAGCATACCCAGCCTGGCAAAGGCGGCGCCTATATGCAGGTGGAGATGAAGAATCTGGTTGATGGTCGCAAAACAAATGTGCGGTTCCGCAGCGCTGATACGGTTGAGAAAGTCCGTCTCGATACCAAGGAGTTTCAATATCTGTTTGCCGATGGCGATATGCTGACCTTCATGGATAAGGAAAATTACGAGCAGATCACATTGCCGAGCGACTTGCTGGGTGACGCAGCCGAGTTTTTGCAGGACGGCATGGATGTGATGCTTGAGCTATACGAAGAGAAACCGATTTCAGTGCAGCTGCCTGATCAGATTGAAGCAGAAATTGTTGAAGCCGACGCCGTTGTTAAGGGCCAGACAGCTTCGTCTAGCTACAAGCCAGCGGTTCTCGATAACGGTGTGCGCGTCATGGTGCCGCCCTTTATCTCTGCCGGTACGCGGATCATTGTCGATGTCTATGCCCGCGAATACGTCGGTAAGGCGTAG
- a CDS encoding NuoB/complex I 20 kDa subunit family protein has translation MAPNTQPDEAFFKDLNSEVNDKGFLVTSTEDLFQWARTGSLWWMTFGLACCAVEMIHVNMPRYDMERFGAAPRASPRQSDVMIVAGTLCNKMAPALRKVYDQMSEPKYVISMGSCANGGGYYHYSYSVVRGCDRIVPVDIYVPGCPPTAEALLYGVMQLQRKIRRIGTLER, from the coding sequence ATGGCCCCAAATACGCAGCCAGATGAGGCGTTTTTTAAAGACCTGAATTCAGAGGTGAATGACAAGGGCTTTCTTGTCACGTCGACCGAAGACCTGTTCCAGTGGGCGCGTACGGGCTCGCTCTGGTGGATGACTTTCGGTCTGGCTTGTTGTGCGGTGGAGATGATCCACGTCAACATGCCACGCTATGATATGGAGCGTTTCGGCGCTGCACCGCGCGCCAGTCCGCGCCAGTCGGATGTGATGATTGTCGCCGGTACGCTGTGCAACAAGATGGCACCCGCTCTGCGCAAGGTTTACGATCAGATGTCAGAACCGAAATATGTCATTTCCATGGGCAGCTGTGCCAATGGCGGCGGCTATTATCATTACAGTTATTCGGTTGTGCGCGGCTGTGACCGGATCGTTCCGGTTGATATCTATGTGCCGGGATGTCCGCCCACGGCCGAAGCCCTGCTTTACGGTGTGATGCAGTTGCAGCGGAAGATCCGCCGCATCGGGACGTTAGAGCGTTAA
- a CDS encoding inositol monophosphatase family protein — protein sequence MPAHSALITVMERAARKAGSRLRRDFGEVEHLQVSKKGPADFVSKADMRSERTLYDELMKVRPGWGFVLEEGGMIEGEEGKPRWIVDPLDGTTNFLHGIPHFAISIAVQERAYDGQGWGKITSGLIYEPVSDQTWWAEMDKGAYLGDKRLRVSARRDLSEAVIATGIPFKGHGDLAEWSRIFGSIAPQVAGIRRNGAASLDLAWLAAGRYDGFWEADLQVWDVAAGILMVREAGGFVSDYTGGDQPIGQREILAANEALHSKLHKILARSLL from the coding sequence ATGCCAGCACATTCCGCCCTTATTACCGTTATGGAACGCGCCGCTCGCAAGGCGGGGTCCCGTCTGCGCCGGGACTTTGGCGAGGTTGAACATCTTCAGGTGTCGAAAAAGGGACCGGCAGATTTTGTGTCCAAGGCGGACATGCGCTCAGAACGGACCCTTTATGATGAACTGATGAAAGTTCGTCCGGGTTGGGGCTTCGTGCTGGAAGAAGGCGGTATGATCGAGGGCGAGGAAGGCAAGCCGCGCTGGATTGTCGACCCGTTGGACGGAACTACCAATTTTCTCCACGGCATTCCACATTTTGCGATATCCATTGCTGTGCAAGAACGAGCCTATGACGGTCAAGGCTGGGGCAAGATTACCAGCGGTTTGATTTACGAGCCGGTTTCTGACCAGACATGGTGGGCGGAGATGGACAAGGGCGCTTATCTTGGTGACAAAAGACTGCGGGTATCTGCGCGTCGGGATTTGTCCGAAGCCGTGATCGCTACCGGTATCCCGTTCAAAGGCCATGGCGATTTGGCAGAGTGGTCACGGATATTCGGTTCGATTGCGCCGCAAGTGGCAGGTATTCGTCGGAACGGGGCGGCATCGCTCGACCTCGCTTGGCTCGCGGCTGGTCGCTATGACGGTTTCTGGGAAGCAGATCTTCAGGTTTGGGACGTTGCGGCGGGGATATTGATGGTCCGTGAAGCCGGCGGTTTCGTCAGCGATTATACCGGCGGCGATCAGCCGATCGGACAGCGCGAAATATTGGCCGCGAACGAGGCATTGCACAGCAAGTTGCACAAAATTCTGGCGAGGTCACTGCTATAG
- the thiE gene encoding thiamine phosphate synthase produces the protein MTIPSCQLYLISPLDVGGDFPGQLQSALDAGPVAAFQFRVKDIDPDEAAKLAEPLKAICDAHDVAFIVNDNVALAKRLSTDGVHLGQGDDDLKDARAELGDQAQIGITCHDSRHLAMEAGEGGANYVAFGAFFPTQTKETHYRPDADLLQWWSAVMEIPCVAIGGITPDNCKPLVEAGADFLAVSGSVWKDPKGPAHAVSRFTEILSVD, from the coding sequence ATGACGATACCTTCTTGCCAACTCTATCTGATTTCGCCGCTTGATGTAGGCGGTGATTTTCCTGGGCAATTGCAATCTGCCCTGGATGCCGGCCCCGTGGCCGCCTTCCAATTTCGCGTAAAGGATATTGATCCAGATGAGGCCGCGAAATTGGCCGAGCCTCTAAAAGCGATCTGCGATGCGCATGATGTCGCCTTTATCGTGAACGACAATGTCGCGCTTGCCAAACGCCTGTCGACTGACGGTGTACATCTGGGGCAGGGCGATGATGACCTAAAGGACGCACGTGCGGAATTGGGGGATCAGGCGCAGATTGGTATCACCTGCCATGACAGCCGCCATCTGGCCATGGAAGCCGGCGAGGGCGGTGCGAATTATGTGGCTTTCGGTGCCTTTTTCCCAACGCAGACGAAGGAAACGCATTACCGACCCGATGCGGACCTGCTGCAATGGTGGTCGGCGGTCATGGAAATTCCCTGCGTTGCGATTGGTGGCATCACGCCAGATAATTGCAAACCGTTGGTGGAAGCCGGTGCCGATTTTCTGGCGGTTAGCGGATCGGTATGGAAGGATCCAAAGGGTCCTGCCCATGCGGTATCGCGATTCACGGAGATTTTATCGGTCGATTGA
- a CDS encoding DUF2842 domain-containing protein, protein MTVEPDKNTPHNPPDAPNWRAPVGVILMLVFILIWSGIIVNLIDWISDLNFWLQLPIYVTAGIIWIYPIKPLLLWINTGKFRS, encoded by the coding sequence ATGACGGTAGAACCAGACAAAAATACACCCCATAATCCACCGGACGCCCCCAATTGGCGCGCACCGGTTGGGGTAATCTTGATGCTGGTCTTCATATTGATCTGGAGCGGTATTATCGTCAACCTGATCGACTGGATCAGCGATTTGAATTTCTGGTTGCAGTTGCCGATCTACGTGACCGCGGGGATTATCTGGATATACCCGATCAAACCCTTGCTGCTTTGGATAAATACCGGGAAATTCCGTTCCTGA
- the gap gene encoding type I glyceraldehyde-3-phosphate dehydrogenase, translated as MTKVAINGFGRIGRLVARAILERPDCGLELVAINDLADAEANALLFGYDSVHGRFPGEVTADGDSISVNGKKIAVTSERNPGDLPHGEMGIDIVLECTGFFQSVEAAQPHIDAGAKRVLISAPAKGDLKTVVYGVNHDVLTSADVIVSNASCTTNCLAPVAKVLNDAVGIERGFMTTIHSYTNDQRMLDQMHSDMRRARAGAVNMIPTTTGAARAVGLVLPELNGKLDGSSVRVPTPNVSLVDLVFTPNRDTSVEEINGALKAAADGPMNGVLVFEDKPLVSSDFNHQPASSSVDSLETTVMDGKLVRVVSWYDNEWGFSNRMIDTAGVMAGLL; from the coding sequence ATGACAAAAGTAGCAATTAACGGATTTGGCCGTATCGGCCGTTTGGTGGCTCGGGCGATTCTTGAGCGTCCAGATTGCGGGCTGGAGCTGGTTGCTATTAACGACCTTGCTGATGCTGAGGCAAATGCGCTGCTTTTCGGTTATGACAGCGTCCATGGCCGTTTTCCGGGCGAAGTTACTGCCGATGGCGACAGTATCTCGGTCAATGGCAAGAAAATCGCTGTAACATCAGAACGTAACCCCGGCGATTTGCCCCATGGTGAAATGGGCATTGATATCGTTTTGGAATGCACTGGCTTCTTCCAATCGGTTGAAGCGGCGCAGCCTCATATTGATGCAGGCGCGAAACGCGTTTTGATCTCTGCACCGGCAAAGGGTGACTTGAAAACAGTCGTCTATGGGGTCAACCATGACGTATTGACGTCAGCGGATGTCATTGTTTCTAATGCATCTTGTACGACAAACTGCCTCGCACCCGTTGCTAAGGTGCTCAACGACGCGGTTGGTATCGAACGCGGTTTCATGACCACGATTCACAGCTACACCAATGACCAGCGTATGCTGGATCAGATGCACAGCGATATGCGTCGTGCCCGCGCTGGTGCGGTCAACATGATCCCGACCACCACAGGCGCTGCCCGGGCTGTCGGCTTGGTACTGCCAGAGCTAAATGGCAAGCTGGACGGTTCTTCGGTTCGCGTGCCGACACCGAATGTGAGCCTGGTAGATCTGGTCTTCACGCCTAATCGCGACACCAGCGTCGAGGAGATTAACGGTGCGCTGAAAGCCGCGGCAGACGGACCTATGAACGGCGTTCTGGTGTTTGAAGACAAGCCGCTTGTTTCCAGCGATTTCAATCATCAGCCAGCGAGTTCGTCGGTGGACAGTCTGGAAACCACGGTCATGGACGGCAAACTGGTCCGCGTGGTCAGCTGGTATGACAATGAATGGGGTTTCTCCAACCGGATGATCGACACTGCCGGCGTCATGGCGGGTTTGCTCTAA
- a CDS encoding 5-formyltetrahydrofolate cyclo-ligase yields MNNLSDNKKKLREEYRRRRDAFYSQLDTATKGLAFRRPPSPLAKLIEQSDVVALYSAMGSEAPTARLAEYCTEIGKTLAFPAVIGDSPLEFRQVDNIELLETGYQNISEPAADCPVVTPDLIITPMIAFDRSMGRLGQGKGHYDRSFAVHPNATRIGLAWSVQEAENIPMQSHDVTLDMIVTESEIIQRVGMTS; encoded by the coding sequence TTGAATAACTTATCAGATAATAAGAAGAAATTACGTGAAGAGTATCGACGGCGGCGTGATGCCTTTTACAGTCAATTGGATACAGCAACAAAGGGCCTGGCTTTCCGCCGTCCGCCCTCTCCTTTAGCCAAGCTGATAGAGCAGAGCGACGTCGTCGCACTTTATAGCGCCATGGGGTCAGAAGCACCGACCGCAAGACTCGCCGAATATTGTACCGAAATCGGAAAAACATTGGCTTTTCCCGCAGTTATTGGCGATTCTCCATTGGAATTCCGCCAGGTCGATAATATCGAATTGCTGGAAACCGGATATCAGAATATCTCCGAGCCTGCAGCCGATTGTCCAGTCGTAACGCCTGATCTCATCATCACACCGATGATTGCCTTTGACCGATCCATGGGACGACTCGGACAAGGCAAGGGGCATTATGACAGAAGCTTTGCGGTGCACCCCAATGCAACCCGAATTGGGCTCGCATGGTCTGTCCAGGAAGCGGAGAATATCCCCATGCAGTCCCATGACGTCACTTTAGATATGATTGTCACAGAATCTGAAATAATTCAAAGAGTTGGCATGACGTCATGA
- the tkt gene encoding transketolase has protein sequence MTVSDNITEKTMANAIRALSMDAVQAANSGHPGMPMGMADVATVLFSDFLKFDPKAPKWADRDRFVLSAGHGSMLIYSLLHLTGYERPTLQDIKDFRQLSSPCAGHPENFKLAGVEATTGPLGQGFAMAVGMAIAERHLNAHFDDDLVDHKTWVIAGDGCLMEAINHEAVGLAGHLGLGRLNVLWDDNGITIDGGTELSTSEDIPARYRASGWHVVSCDGHDFDDIRKALKEAEADPRPSLIACKTVIGYGAPTKQGTSATHGAPLGKEEITGTRAALGWDHEPFVVPDDVRAAWSALGQKGAAAHAAWNARLSGHGDKAEFERRMAGALPDDSAMQDYLDGLAQDPPKVATRKASEMALGAITAALPEMVGGSADLTGSNNTKTSSTKPLTKDDYSGRYIYYGIREFGMAAAMNGMALHGGIIPYGGTFLVFTDYCRGAMRLSAIQNTRAIYVMTHDSIGLGEDGPTHQPIEHLQSLRAMPNMQVFRPADAIETAECWALAIKRSEGPSTLALTRQGLPPLRHDVSVNHCEKGGYSIKSAENAKRVVLVATGSEVSLAMDVATQLEANGVGAEVVSMPCTELFDAQSDGYKTELLGGDDVLRVSIEAGTTFGWERYTGLNGLCFGIDSFGASAPINDLFEHFGLTADAITPQIMTKLG, from the coding sequence ATGACCGTTTCCGATAATATAACTGAAAAAACCATGGCAAATGCCATTCGTGCGCTATCCATGGATGCGGTCCAAGCCGCTAATAGTGGGCATCCGGGGATGCCCATGGGTATGGCGGATGTCGCGACCGTGTTGTTCAGCGATTTTCTGAAATTTGACCCGAAAGCGCCAAAATGGGCGGATCGTGACCGGTTTGTCCTGTCTGCCGGCCATGGGTCTATGTTGATATATTCCTTACTCCACCTGACCGGTTATGAGCGGCCAACGCTTCAGGATATCAAGGATTTCAGGCAATTATCATCGCCTTGTGCTGGCCATCCTGAGAATTTCAAACTGGCAGGCGTGGAAGCGACAACCGGACCGTTGGGGCAGGGATTTGCCATGGCGGTCGGTATGGCAATTGCCGAGCGGCACTTGAATGCGCATTTTGACGATGACCTGGTGGATCATAAAACCTGGGTTATTGCCGGTGATGGCTGCCTTATGGAGGCCATCAACCATGAAGCCGTCGGTTTAGCTGGTCATCTCGGCCTGGGCCGCCTGAACGTCTTGTGGGACGATAATGGTATCACCATTGATGGCGGTACGGAATTGTCCACCAGCGAGGATATTCCGGCGCGTTACCGGGCTTCTGGTTGGCATGTCGTGTCCTGTGACGGTCATGATTTTGACGATATCCGCAAAGCGCTGAAAGAAGCGGAAGCGGATCCGCGGCCTTCGCTCATCGCCTGCAAAACCGTGATTGGTTATGGAGCGCCTACAAAGCAGGGCACTTCCGCAACCCATGGCGCACCGCTTGGTAAAGAGGAAATCACCGGAACCCGTGCAGCGCTGGGATGGGATCACGAACCTTTCGTCGTTCCAGATGATGTGCGGGCAGCATGGTCGGCATTGGGTCAAAAGGGTGCAGCAGCGCATGCGGCCTGGAATGCCCGGCTTTCTGGCCATGGCGATAAAGCGGAATTTGAACGCCGTATGGCAGGCGCCTTGCCGGATGACAGCGCTATGCAGGACTATCTTGATGGTCTGGCGCAGGATCCACCCAAAGTTGCAACCCGAAAGGCTTCTGAAATGGCGCTGGGCGCCATTACGGCGGCTTTGCCGGAGATGGTTGGTGGTAGCGCCGATCTCACAGGTTCAAACAATACCAAAACATCGTCCACTAAGCCTTTGACAAAAGATGATTATTCTGGGCGGTATATCTATTACGGCATCCGTGAATTTGGCATGGCCGCAGCGATGAACGGCATGGCGTTGCATGGCGGTATCATACCCTATGGCGGCACATTTCTGGTCTTTACCGACTATTGTCGCGGTGCGATGCGGCTTTCCGCCATTCAGAACACCCGCGCGATCTATGTCATGACCCATGACAGCATCGGTTTGGGCGAAGATGGGCCAACCCACCAGCCGATTGAGCATTTGCAGAGCCTGCGGGCCATGCCGAACATGCAAGTCTTCCGCCCTGCTGATGCGATTGAGACGGCAGAATGCTGGGCTTTGGCGATCAAGCGGTCAGAAGGGCCTTCGACATTGGCTTTGACCCGTCAGGGCCTGCCGCCGTTACGCCATGACGTCAGCGTAAATCATTGTGAAAAAGGCGGTTATTCTATTAAGTCCGCCGAAAACGCAAAACGCGTTGTCCTGGTTGCCACGGGTTCTGAAGTGTCCCTGGCAATGGATGTGGCAACCCAATTGGAAGCAAATGGGGTCGGTGCCGAGGTGGTATCCATGCCTTGTACTGAATTGTTCGACGCACAGTCCGATGGTTACAAGACTGAGCTGCTTGGCGGTGATGACGTTTTGAGGGTTTCCATTGAAGCCGGTACAACATTTGGCTGGGAGCGGTATACCGGGTTGAATGGCCTGTGCTTCGGCATAGATAGTTTCGGAGCCTCGGCACCGATTAACGATCTGTTCGAACATTTTGGTCTCACCGCAGACGCGATTACACCGCAAATAATGACAAAACTGGGCTGA
- a CDS encoding cell division protein ZapA, whose product MAQVKLEIGGRSFMVTCQDGEEEHLGKLGAMVDAKAGEAGDPAGLTESRMLLFTSLLLADELHGTKAVRGNSPAPQAAIPPATKPQKTNDAEDERILLALEKLADRAEAFANSLEQTGNNP is encoded by the coding sequence ATGGCACAGGTAAAGCTGGAAATTGGCGGACGATCGTTCATGGTCACCTGTCAGGATGGTGAGGAAGAACATCTTGGCAAATTGGGTGCCATGGTTGACGCAAAAGCAGGCGAAGCCGGCGATCCTGCCGGATTGACGGAAAGCCGAATGTTGCTGTTTACATCGCTTTTGCTCGCCGATGAGCTGCATGGCACCAAAGCTGTGCGGGGCAATAGCCCGGCACCGCAGGCCGCCATTCCACCAGCCACTAAACCGCAAAAAACCAACGATGCCGAGGATGAACGGATATTGCTAGCGCTTGAAAAACTGGCCGATCGCGCAGAAGCCTTTGCAAACAGCCTTGAGCAAACCGGTAATAATCCCTAG
- a CDS encoding class I SAM-dependent methyltransferase, translating into MAKSDPNWSDVDDYIVRHLIGEDPALDACLAANDKAGLPAIDVSPAQGRMLELLARSIGARHILEIGTLGGYSAIWLARALSDDGRLVSLELEPQYAAIARSNLERAGQSGKVDIIVGEAVSSLSAMKESQAPLFDFVFIDADKENYAAYLDHAIRLSRSGAMLVFDNVVRDGGVIDPDSDDPKVPGTRALYEALQNHSKVDATAIQTVGSKNWDGFLLAVVRA; encoded by the coding sequence TTGGCGAAGTCCGATCCCAATTGGTCAGATGTGGATGATTATATCGTCCGACATCTGATCGGTGAGGACCCGGCGCTGGATGCTTGTTTGGCCGCCAATGACAAAGCCGGTCTTCCGGCAATTGATGTCTCACCTGCGCAAGGACGCATGCTCGAGCTGCTGGCACGCAGTATCGGTGCACGGCATATATTGGAAATAGGGACGCTGGGTGGCTATTCGGCCATTTGGTTGGCGCGTGCGCTTTCAGACGATGGCCGTCTTGTCTCGTTGGAACTGGAACCGCAATATGCGGCGATAGCGCGTTCCAATCTGGAAAGAGCTGGGCAGAGCGGCAAAGTCGATATCATCGTCGGAGAAGCCGTAAGCTCGCTATCTGCAATGAAAGAAAGTCAGGCTCCGCTGTTCGACTTTGTTTTCATCGATGCCGACAAGGAGAATTATGCGGCTTATCTCGACCATGCTATCCGCTTGTCTCGGTCAGGCGCTATGCTCGTGTTCGACAATGTCGTGCGAGATGGGGGCGTGATCGATCCGGACAGCGATGACCCTAAAGTACCTGGAACACGGGCGCTTTATGAGGCCTTGCAAAATCATTCCAAGGTTGATGCAACCGCTATACAGACCGTGGGCAGCAAGAATTGGGATGGGTTCCTTCTTGCCGTCGTGCGTGCATGA